In the genome of Gloeotrichia echinulata CP02, one region contains:
- the ahcY gene encoding adenosylhomocysteinase, with protein MTATSPRLKHEVKDLALAPLGRQRIEWAGREMPVLKQIRDRFAQEKPFAGLRLVACAHVTTETAHLAIALKAGGADAVLIASNPLSTQDDVAASLVVDHEIPVFAQKGEDNATYNRHVQIALDHRPNIIVDDGSDVVATLVQQRQHQIADLIGSTEETTTGIVRLRAMFKEGVLTFPAVNVNDADTKHFFDNRYGTGQSTLDGIIRATNILLAGKNVVVVGYGWCGKGTALRARGMGANVIVTEIDPIKAIEAVMDGFRVLPMAEAAPQGDIFITVTGNKHVVRGEHFDVMKDGAIVCNSGHFDLELDLKYLAANAKEIKDVRPFTEEYKLTNGKSVVVLGQGRLINLAAAEGHPSAVMDMSFANQALACEYLVKNHGKLAPGLHSIPVEVDQEIARLKLQAIGITIDSLTAEQIEYINSWTSGT; from the coding sequence ATGACCGCAACTTCTCCCCGATTAAAGCACGAGGTTAAAGACCTCGCCCTAGCTCCCTTGGGAAGACAGCGTATTGAATGGGCCGGACGCGAAATGCCAGTATTAAAGCAAATCCGCGATCGCTTTGCTCAAGAAAAACCCTTTGCGGGGCTACGCCTTGTCGCTTGCGCCCACGTGACTACAGAAACAGCACACCTAGCCATTGCGCTCAAAGCCGGCGGTGCTGATGCTGTGTTGATTGCTAGTAATCCCTTGTCAACTCAAGATGACGTAGCTGCTAGCCTCGTCGTCGATCATGAAATTCCTGTCTTTGCTCAAAAAGGCGAAGATAACGCCACCTATAATCGCCACGTTCAAATAGCTTTAGATCATCGCCCCAATATCATTGTTGATGACGGTAGCGACGTGGTTGCAACTTTGGTACAACAACGCCAACACCAAATCGCTGATTTGATTGGTAGCACCGAAGAAACTACCACCGGTATTGTGCGGTTACGCGCCATGTTTAAAGAAGGCGTTCTCACCTTCCCCGCAGTCAACGTTAACGACGCAGACACCAAGCACTTCTTTGATAACCGCTATGGTACTGGTCAATCTACCTTAGATGGAATTATCCGCGCTACAAATATTTTGTTAGCTGGTAAGAACGTTGTCGTTGTCGGTTATGGCTGGTGTGGTAAGGGTACAGCCCTCCGCGCCCGTGGTATGGGTGCTAACGTCATCGTCACCGAAATCGACCCCATCAAGGCTATTGAAGCCGTTATGGATGGTTTCCGCGTTCTCCCAATGGCGGAAGCAGCACCCCAAGGTGATATTTTTATCACTGTGACTGGTAACAAGCACGTCGTCCGTGGTGAACACTTCGATGTGATGAAAGACGGGGCGATTGTTTGTAATTCTGGTCACTTTGATTTGGAACTTGATTTGAAATACTTGGCTGCTAATGCTAAGGAAATCAAGGATGTCCGTCCTTTCACCGAAGAGTATAAATTGACAAATGGTAAATCCGTTGTCGTTCTCGGACAAGGACGTTTGATTAATTTGGCTGCTGCTGAAGGACACCCCAGCGCAGTTATGGATATGAGTTTTGCTAACCAAGCTTTGGCTTGTGAATACCTGGTGAAGAATCACGGTAAGTTGGCTCCTGGTTTGCACTCTATTCCTGTTGAAGTTGATCAAGAAATTGCTCGTTTGAAGTTGCAAGCTATTGGTATTACCATTGATAGTTTGACTGCAGAGCAAATTGAGTATATCAATTCTTGGACTTCTGGTACTTGA
- a CDS encoding mechanosensitive ion channel family protein, whose translation MRLKFLAIAGSMVFAIASVPKATAQIPFLPHLETPSSLSNDSDNKIVSGWIYLDGRRLFQIADSKNNFSERLQNIQQNLHEITQNFFRSSEPSIKVKVRTLNELPVIYVNNRYLMTITPEDARLRQGSLLTSANQITNVLQEDLQLGKQERQTQFLIQQGTIAAASLLAMMLLSWGLRRWQRHLKYDLLQPIPSTSPTAKLITKQLNQQQHQHLQEVKKRLFQLTQTGIWGSGTFMILGLFPYTRALQVGILSAAQIPLKLCIVGLGTYVAVRLSYALIDRFTSTIVSSSALLTPETSERLQLRVSTFSGVTKSITTISFVGVGILLALISLGIDIVPLLAGAGLVGVAVSLASQNLIKDAINGFLIILEDQYALGDMITVGTVGGLVENLNLRMTQVRDSEGRLITIPNSEIKIVANLSSRWSRADLTIPVSYQTDVDEAWKLIENVALEMNQDPIWQHKILETPKVLGIETFGDRGLMIRLWIKTQPLKQWDVAREYRRRLKVVFDRAGIHIPVPQQANWINDNHLLNLPDNGNTN comes from the coding sequence GTGCGCTTAAAATTTTTGGCCATCGCAGGTTCAATGGTGTTTGCTATTGCGTCTGTACCAAAAGCTACAGCCCAAATTCCCTTTTTACCTCACTTGGAAACTCCCAGCAGTTTGAGTAATGACTCAGACAATAAAATTGTTTCTGGCTGGATTTATTTAGATGGTCGTCGGTTGTTTCAGATAGCGGACTCGAAAAATAATTTTTCTGAGCGCTTACAAAATATCCAACAAAATTTGCATGAAATTACCCAAAATTTCTTTCGCTCATCTGAACCATCAATCAAGGTTAAAGTCCGGACGCTAAACGAATTACCAGTAATTTACGTCAACAATCGCTACTTAATGACCATCACTCCCGAAGATGCTAGACTACGCCAGGGGAGTCTATTAACATCAGCCAATCAAATCACCAATGTCTTGCAAGAAGATTTGCAACTAGGAAAGCAAGAGCGACAAACTCAGTTTTTAATCCAACAAGGTACAATTGCAGCTGCGAGTCTATTGGCGATGATGCTTCTAAGTTGGGGGTTACGTCGTTGGCAACGACACTTAAAATATGATTTATTACAGCCCATACCCTCGACTTCACCGACAGCTAAACTAATTACAAAACAACTGAATCAACAACAACATCAGCATTTACAAGAAGTCAAAAAACGACTGTTTCAGCTAACTCAAACAGGGATTTGGGGAAGCGGCACCTTTATGATTTTAGGTCTTTTTCCATATACGCGAGCGCTCCAAGTTGGAATTCTCTCAGCCGCCCAAATTCCTTTGAAATTGTGTATCGTCGGACTGGGAACTTATGTAGCTGTGCGTTTGAGTTATGCTTTGATTGACCGCTTTACCTCCACTATCGTCAGCAGTAGTGCTTTGCTAACTCCAGAAACCTCTGAACGTTTGCAACTGCGAGTTTCCACATTTTCTGGCGTGACCAAAAGTATTACTACGATCAGCTTTGTGGGAGTTGGAATTTTGCTAGCCTTGATATCATTGGGGATAGATATCGTTCCCTTACTAGCTGGTGCAGGTTTAGTCGGTGTTGCGGTTTCTCTGGCTTCACAAAACCTAATTAAAGATGCGATTAACGGGTTTTTAATTATTCTCGAAGACCAGTACGCTTTAGGCGATATGATCACCGTCGGTACCGTCGGCGGCTTAGTCGAAAATCTCAATTTGCGGATGACCCAAGTTAGAGATTCTGAAGGGCGTTTAATCACAATTCCCAACAGTGAAATTAAAATTGTCGCCAATCTTTCTAGTCGCTGGTCACGAGCAGATTTAACAATTCCAGTTTCCTACCAAACCGATGTAGACGAAGCTTGGAAATTGATTGAAAATGTCGCTTTAGAGATGAATCAAGACCCCATATGGCAACATAAAATCCTGGAAACACCTAAAGTTTTAGGAATAGAAACCTTTGGCGATCGCGGCTTAATGATTCGGTTGTGGATTAAAACCCAACCCCTCAAACAATGGGATGTAGCGCGAGAATATCGCCGCCGCCTGAAAGTCGTCTTTGACCGCGCAGGTATTCACATTCCTGTACCTCAACAAGCGAATTGGATTAATGATAATCACTTGTTGAATTTGCCAGATAATGGCAATACAAATTAG
- a CDS encoding XisH family protein, whose translation MVAKDRFHQVVKTALAKDGWKITHDPLQIKVGGVDMEIDLGAERLLAAERGNEKIAVEVKSFLASASAISEFHTALGQFINYRAALRREEPARILYLAVPDLVYNSFFQLDFPASMLQENSVKIIVYDIKLEQISLWKE comes from the coding sequence ATTGTGGCCAAGGATCGTTTTCATCAAGTTGTTAAGACTGCTCTTGCTAAGGATGGGTGGAAGATTACTCACGATCCGCTTCAGATTAAAGTAGGTGGTGTAGATATGGAAATTGACTTGGGGGCAGAACGATTACTGGCGGCAGAGCGAGGAAATGAGAAAATTGCAGTGGAAGTCAAAAGTTTTTTGGCTAGTGCTTCGGCAATTTCTGAGTTTCATACAGCACTGGGGCAGTTTATTAACTATCGGGCTGCATTGCGTCGTGAAGAACCCGCTCGCATTCTCTATCTAGCCGTACCCGATCTAGTCTATAACAGTTTCTTTCAACTTGATTTTCCCGCCTCAATGCTGCAAGAAAATTCCGTAAAAATAATTGTTTACGATATTAAATTGGAGCAAATTTCACTATGGAAGGAGTGA
- a CDS encoding NAD-binding protein: MNTQATDKSEQSCFLVCGLGRLGQHCVSVLKEFDVIVNAINVTDNPHWEIPELLDLIDRLIIGDCRQPKVLQQANIEQYRAVLIVTSDQRVNIEAAFTIRRLNPYARLVVRSDQESLNELLQEHLGNYIAFEASQLPATAFALAALGGEIQGFFTLEHSVVRVVNVQIHDKHRWCNIRLLHELNSFNQRILTHNGHTTADVDFYEWEPDSRLVAGDTVTYIEITGQVTSVSTTVAKANRRQFWQEIIGNLELVRLKGRLQQVWQSIHQNQTQQVAILSAGIMVSLFLLGTVLYKLQYPHISIQDALNVSLVLAIGGYDNLFGQLKLPFPIPWWLHLYSISLTVGGTVFVGIFYAMLTERVLSTRFQLLKRRPPIPRQDHVVLIGLGRLGRRVAKLLQDLNQPLVAIHSSSTDADVLPELPLVIDHSIPGLMKANIATAKSVMVLTDDEVANLEIGLRTSTMNSVANLVIRTFDPLFTKNISRLLPHARILQAYPLAAEAFAGSAFVDTPTPRRCGILED, from the coding sequence GTGAACACTCAAGCAACTGACAAATCTGAACAGTCTTGTTTTTTAGTCTGTGGACTCGGCAGACTAGGACAGCATTGTGTATCTGTACTGAAAGAGTTTGATGTGATTGTCAATGCAATCAATGTCACGGATAACCCTCACTGGGAAATCCCAGAACTCCTTGATTTAATAGATCGGCTGATAATTGGTGATTGTCGTCAGCCGAAGGTTTTGCAACAAGCTAATATTGAGCAGTATCGAGCAGTCCTCATAGTCACCAGTGACCAGCGTGTGAATATTGAAGCGGCTTTCACAATTAGAAGGTTGAATCCCTATGCCCGTTTGGTGGTACGCTCAGATCAGGAGAGTCTCAATGAGTTGCTGCAGGAACATCTGGGTAATTACATTGCTTTTGAAGCTTCCCAACTCCCAGCAACTGCTTTTGCACTGGCTGCTTTAGGGGGCGAAATTCAGGGATTTTTCACCCTGGAACATTCTGTTGTGCGGGTAGTCAATGTCCAAATTCATGATAAGCATCGCTGGTGCAATATCCGCCTGCTGCATGAACTTAACAGTTTTAACCAGCGGATTCTGACCCACAATGGTCATACTACTGCAGATGTTGATTTTTATGAATGGGAGCCGGACTCCCGTCTCGTGGCTGGGGATACTGTGACTTATATTGAGATCACTGGACAAGTGACAAGCGTCTCGACCACAGTCGCCAAAGCCAATCGTCGTCAATTTTGGCAGGAAATTATCGGTAATTTGGAGTTGGTAAGGCTCAAGGGTCGGTTGCAGCAGGTTTGGCAAAGTATCCACCAAAATCAAACCCAGCAGGTGGCAATTCTCTCTGCGGGAATTATGGTCAGTCTGTTTTTGCTGGGTACTGTGCTGTACAAGTTGCAATACCCACATATTAGTATACAGGATGCTTTGAATGTGTCTCTAGTGCTAGCAATTGGTGGTTATGATAACTTGTTTGGGCAACTCAAACTACCTTTTCCTATTCCCTGGTGGCTACATCTTTATAGCATCAGCCTCACTGTAGGTGGTACAGTATTTGTGGGCATTTTTTACGCGATGTTAACTGAGCGTGTCCTATCTACCCGATTTCAACTTTTGAAACGTCGTCCCCCGATACCACGACAGGATCATGTGGTGCTGATCGGTTTGGGGCGATTGGGTCGCCGGGTCGCAAAGCTGCTGCAAGACCTGAACCAACCCTTAGTTGCTATTCATAGCAGCAGTACTGATGCCGATGTCCTACCCGAGTTGCCTTTGGTCATTGATCATTCTATCCCAGGCTTGATGAAGGCGAACATCGCCACGGCTAAAAGTGTCATGGTCTTGACTGATGATGAAGTGGCAAACCTGGAAATTGGATTACGCACAAGTACAATGAATTCTGTAGCGAATTTGGTGATTCGTACTTTTGATCCACTGTTCACCAAGAATATCTCCCGGTTACTTCCCCATGCCCGAATATTGCAAGCTTATCCGCTGGCTGCAGAAGCTTTTGCAGGATCTGCGTTTGTTGACACTCCCACACCTAGAAGGTGTGGGATTCTTGAAGACTAA
- a CDS encoding glycosyltransferase produces MKILFLDQSGKPGGAELCLIDIAKPYRDSSLVGLFADGDFKSLLQQNHIPVEVLTNQPIQVRKESSLLKGLGSLGQLVPLIIKVAKKAREYDLIYANTQKALVIGAIASFFARRPLVYHLHDILSTEHFSQTNLRIAVTLANRFASLVIANSQASQTAFVQAGGRPEITTVVYNGFEPKIYQTCEPDVKQLQHKLEIEGQFVVGHFSRLAPWKGQHILIDALAKCPPNVTAILVGDALFGEQDYVQKLHQQIAALGLEKRIKFLGFRSDIPQLMAACNLVVHTSTAPEPFGRVIVEAMLCGKPVIAAKAGGAIELVEHGINGFLVTPGEPQELAQVINTCYQEIEQTKIIANHARITASQRFDVTAINQQIAQLLKSLVKVNQILEISHLDMM; encoded by the coding sequence ATGAAAATTCTATTTTTAGACCAAAGCGGTAAACCAGGCGGTGCAGAATTATGTTTAATAGATATTGCTAAACCCTATCGCGATAGCTCTCTTGTCGGCTTATTTGCAGATGGGGATTTTAAAAGTTTACTACAACAGAATCACATCCCCGTTGAAGTTCTCACAAATCAACCCATCCAAGTTCGTAAAGAAAGCAGTTTACTCAAAGGCTTAGGTAGTTTAGGACAACTAGTACCTTTAATTATTAAAGTAGCAAAAAAAGCTAGAGAATACGATTTAATCTATGCCAACACGCAAAAAGCATTAGTCATTGGCGCAATAGCTAGTTTTTTTGCCCGTCGTCCTCTAGTTTATCATTTACACGATATTCTTTCAACAGAACATTTTAGTCAAACTAATCTTCGCATTGCTGTTACCTTAGCTAATCGATTCGCATCATTAGTAATTGCCAATTCCCAAGCCAGTCAAACAGCCTTTGTGCAAGCGGGAGGACGCCCAGAAATTACTACTGTGGTTTATAACGGCTTTGAACCAAAAATTTATCAAACTTGTGAACCAGATGTCAAGCAATTGCAGCATAAATTAGAAATAGAAGGACAATTTGTAGTTGGACACTTCAGCCGGCTTGCACCTTGGAAAGGGCAGCATATTTTAATTGATGCACTTGCTAAATGTCCGCCAAATGTCACAGCAATTTTAGTTGGTGATGCCCTATTTGGTGAACAAGATTATGTCCAAAAACTGCACCAACAAATTGCAGCATTAGGACTGGAAAAACGCATCAAATTTTTAGGATTTCGCTCAGATATTCCTCAGTTAATGGCAGCTTGTAATTTAGTTGTCCATACCTCCACCGCTCCCGAACCCTTTGGTAGAGTAATTGTTGAAGCTATGTTATGCGGAAAACCTGTAATTGCAGCCAAAGCTGGCGGTGCAATTGAACTAGTAGAACATGGAATTAATGGTTTTCTAGTTACACCAGGAGAGCCGCAAGAACTGGCACAAGTGATTAATACCTGTTATCAAGAAATAGAACAAACTAAAATTATAGCAAATCATGCCAGGATTACAGCCAGTCAGCGCTTTGATGTCACAGCTATTAATCAGCAAATAGCCCAATTGCTCAAATCATTGGTCAAGGTAAATCAGATACTTGAGATATCACATCTTGATATGATGTGA
- a CDS encoding DUF3050 domain-containing protein, giving the protein MTIFDLDQFPSEKSNTNPQSDIDEINSLYLQLIDNLDSARIALVNHPVYQRLNSRASLQLFMESHVFAVWDFMSLIKTLQNRLTCVDVPWLPPTDILSARLVNEIVLAEETDEIYPGYYISHFHLYLEAMNELGADTSQIQNFIYAVKQGFTVEQALTDLAIPESTKAFVISTLATTSKSTHEVAAAFLLGREDIIPAMFRKILATLSNSDGFTFDALHIYLDRHSNLDEQQHAPMGQQLLKNLCGKDITKWKQALDSALNSLKVRYALWDGVLHLMEVQHVR; this is encoded by the coding sequence ATGACTATTTTTGATCTAGACCAGTTTCCCAGTGAAAAATCAAATACAAATCCACAGTCAGATATAGATGAAATAAACTCTCTGTATCTGCAACTTATAGACAATCTTGACTCCGCTCGTATTGCTCTTGTCAATCACCCAGTTTATCAACGATTGAATTCTCGTGCATCTTTACAGTTGTTTATGGAATCCCATGTATTTGCTGTTTGGGATTTCATGTCACTGATTAAAACTCTCCAAAACAGATTAACTTGCGTAGATGTGCCTTGGCTTCCACCAACAGATATTCTTTCAGCTAGGTTAGTAAACGAAATTGTTCTGGCTGAAGAAACTGATGAAATTTATCCAGGGTATTACATCAGTCATTTTCATCTATATCTCGAAGCCATGAATGAACTTGGTGCTGATACCAGTCAAATCCAAAATTTTATTTATGCTGTAAAGCAAGGATTTACTGTAGAACAAGCGCTGACTGATCTTGCAATACCTGAATCTACAAAAGCTTTTGTGATATCGACTTTAGCAACCACAAGTAAGTCAACTCACGAAGTAGCAGCAGCCTTTTTACTGGGACGAGAAGATATTATTCCGGCTATGTTTCGGAAAATTTTGGCAACTTTATCAAATTCTGATGGCTTTACTTTCGATGCTTTACATATTTACCTAGATCGACATAGTAATCTAGATGAACAACAACATGCTCCAATGGGACAGCAGTTGTTAAAAAATCTTTGTGGTAAAGACATCACCAAGTGGAAGCAAGCTCTAGATTCGGCGTTAAATTCACTCAAAGTACGTTATGCTCTTTGGGATGGTGTATTGCATTTGATGGAAGTACAACATGTTCGCTAA
- a CDS encoding type II toxin-antitoxin system HicA family toxin, translating into MYQSFGEMVLLEKVLSGSRNIQFDDLVTLVEAFGFSLSRINGSHHIFTHPTIPELINLQNRNGKAIPYQVRQFLILIEEYALTLEDEQ; encoded by the coding sequence ATGTATCAGAGTTTTGGTGAAATGGTATTACTAGAAAAAGTCCTTTCTGGCTCTAGAAATATTCAATTCGATGATTTGGTGACTTTAGTTGAAGCCTTTGGTTTTTCGTTATCACGTATCAACGGTAGTCATCACATTTTTACTCATCCAACTATCCCTGAACTTATTAACTTACAAAATCGCAATGGTAAAGCTATTCCTTATCAGGTTCGTCAATTTTTGATTTTGATTGAAGAATATGCACTCACTTTGGAGGATGAGCAATGA
- a CDS encoding type II toxin-antitoxin system HicB family antitoxin: MKHYHINIFYSKEDEGYIADIPDLKYCSGFGLTEEEALQEVLKAKAVWLEAAEIEGKPIPEARYKPVIYQIAS, from the coding sequence ATGAAGCACTATCACATTAATATTTTCTACAGTAAAGAAGATGAAGGTTATATAGCTGATATTCCTGATTTAAAATATTGTTCAGGATTTGGTTTAACTGAAGAAGAAGCACTGCAAGAAGTTCTGAAAGCTAAAGCTGTTTGGTTAGAAGCTGCGGAAATAGAAGGTAAACCGATTCCAGAAGCCAGATATAAACCTGTAATTTATCAGATAGCTTCATAG
- a CDS encoding helix-turn-helix domain-containing protein: MRNEPLFYDEAKVRKAIWLTPSTWDTLKQVAESEGVSVSELVERWGRHLKVPAASSHA; the protein is encoded by the coding sequence ATGAGAAACGAGCCTTTGTTTTATGATGAAGCAAAGGTTAGAAAAGCGATTTGGCTAACTCCTTCTACTTGGGATACTTTAAAACAAGTAGCCGAATCTGAAGGAGTCAGTGTTAGCGAATTAGTTGAAAGATGGGGACGGCACTTAAAAGTGCCTGCGGCTTCCTCCCACGCCTAA
- a CDS encoding transposase, with translation MQVSCQYKLRPHQGQLKVMDSWLDMQRSLYNWFLADRIDGYYQTFIMGEYCDIRTKSERCPLTCSLNKNSSLHNPWKNPDKNGVVKKRSASLMQDAYLAEMKQARPWYKTIHSNVLQMLVKRLDAAMEGFFKHGRGFPSFKNRSNFRSFQYKPGDVKLDGNKIYLPSIGWMRFYNSRPIPQGFQIRTVTLRKKADGWYTSILIRDDSVPDYPTPKKVNTVVGLDMGLTKLVHCSDGSDFDNPRPSTSKKGKRTLKIRQRRLSRKKKGSANRHKQAQKVARLHKKHADKRSAYQWFVANKIVNKADAISVEDLNIKGMKAKCKPKPDDVKQGRFLKNGQSAKRGLNRSISDASWGTLIEKIQYAAAKSGKSFFKVDPKNTSRTCSKCGVVDALSRFGEKFVCTSCGHEAHADKQAALNVKIRAVKDNQLVIKKIKKVRSYSAKPKQLTLFETPTVESTTGKRIQHRALKSKRSVPGNPPTQLSLWDIGDLA, from the coding sequence ATGCAAGTTAGCTGCCAGTACAAATTGCGCCCTCACCAAGGTCAACTAAAAGTCATGGATTCTTGGCTAGATATGCAGCGTAGTTTGTACAACTGGTTTTTAGCTGACCGCATTGACGGTTATTATCAAACCTTTATCATGGGTGAGTATTGCGATATCAGAACAAAATCTGAGCGATGCCCATTAACTTGTTCGTTGAACAAAAACTCAAGCCTGCACAATCCTTGGAAAAATCCAGACAAAAACGGAGTAGTTAAAAAGCGTTCTGCCAGTTTAATGCAAGATGCTTATCTGGCAGAAATGAAGCAAGCTAGACCTTGGTATAAAACAATCCACTCAAACGTGTTGCAGATGCTGGTTAAGCGTCTTGATGCAGCGATGGAAGGTTTCTTTAAACATGGTCGTGGCTTTCCTTCATTCAAAAACAGGTCTAACTTTCGTTCTTTCCAGTACAAGCCAGGTGACGTTAAGCTTGATGGCAACAAAATATATCTGCCATCAATAGGGTGGATGCGTTTTTACAATTCTCGCCCCATTCCCCAAGGCTTTCAAATTCGTACAGTCACCCTACGAAAAAAAGCAGATGGTTGGTACACGAGTATATTAATTAGGGATGATTCAGTTCCCGATTATCCAACTCCAAAAAAAGTTAATACTGTTGTGGGGTTGGACATGGGATTAACAAAGCTTGTTCATTGCTCAGATGGTTCTGACTTTGACAATCCCCGTCCTAGTACCTCCAAAAAGGGAAAGCGTACTTTAAAAATCAGGCAGCGACGATTATCCAGGAAAAAAAAAGGTAGCGCTAATCGTCACAAACAAGCGCAAAAAGTTGCTCGACTCCACAAAAAACATGCTGATAAACGTAGTGCTTATCAATGGTTTGTAGCCAACAAGATAGTCAATAAGGCTGATGCCATTAGCGTAGAAGACTTGAACATCAAAGGGATGAAGGCAAAGTGTAAACCCAAACCTGATGATGTCAAACAAGGTCGATTTCTCAAAAATGGTCAATCTGCTAAACGCGGATTGAACCGTTCCATTTCGGATGCTTCATGGGGAACTTTGATAGAAAAAATTCAGTACGCGGCTGCAAAGTCGGGAAAAAGTTTTTTCAAGGTAGACCCGAAAAATACAAGCCGCACCTGTTCTAAGTGCGGTGTTGTTGATGCCTTGTCTCGCTTTGGAGAAAAGTTTGTTTGCACATCATGCGGACATGAAGCACACGCGGACAAACAAGCTGCTCTTAACGTCAAGATTAGAGCCGTTAAAGACAACCAGCTTGTTATCAAAAAAATTAAAAAGGTACGCTCTTACTCTGCGAAACCCAAACAGTTAACACTGTTTGAAACGCCCACCGTTGAATCAACAACGGGTAAAAGGATACAACACCGCGCTCTTAAGAGCAAACGCAGTGTGCCTGGGAACCCGCCAACTCAATTGAGTTTATGGGATATTGGGGACTTGGCTTAG
- the aroF gene encoding 3-deoxy-7-phosphoheptulonate synthase, producing MINAKLTVQSHPQHQTIVKLTEKVAFGGEELVIIGGPCTVESLGQMETVAENLAAAPVQALRGGVYKPRTSPYAFGGMGEEGLEILAAVRSRYNIPVVTEVMTISQIEVVAAHADMLQVGSRNMQNFDLLKALGQAGKPILLKRGFAATIEEFVMAAEYILSHGNPDVVLCERGIRSFDNYTRNVLDLGAVAALKQITHLPVIVDPSHAVGKRELVAPMAKAAVACGADGLIIECHPEPEKSVSDARQALSLEDMVNLVDSLKPLAAAVGRNISEMGVGFKSTPIYCAA from the coding sequence ATGATTAATGCCAAACTGACAGTACAATCTCATCCTCAGCATCAGACAATTGTCAAACTGACAGAAAAAGTCGCCTTCGGTGGCGAAGAATTGGTAATTATTGGTGGTCCTTGCACAGTAGAAAGCTTAGGACAAATGGAGACAGTAGCCGAAAACCTAGCTGCTGCACCTGTACAGGCCTTGCGTGGTGGAGTCTACAAACCCCGGACTTCTCCCTACGCCTTCGGTGGAATGGGAGAGGAAGGATTAGAAATTTTGGCTGCAGTGCGATCGCGCTATAATATCCCCGTGGTAACTGAAGTGATGACAATTTCCCAAATTGAAGTAGTTGCTGCCCATGCTGATATGCTGCAAGTTGGTAGCCGCAATATGCAAAACTTCGACTTGCTTAAAGCCTTGGGACAAGCTGGTAAGCCGATATTGCTCAAACGTGGCTTCGCGGCGACAATTGAAGAATTCGTCATGGCAGCCGAATATATTTTAAGCCACGGTAATCCTGATGTGGTTCTGTGTGAGCGGGGTATCCGCAGTTTCGATAATTACACCCGCAATGTGCTGGACTTAGGCGCAGTAGCAGCTCTCAAGCAGATTACTCACCTACCAGTGATTGTAGATCCATCCCATGCCGTCGGTAAACGGGAACTGGTAGCACCAATGGCTAAAGCCGCTGTGGCTTGTGGTGCAGATGGGTTAATTATTGAATGTCACCCAGAACCAGAAAAATCTGTTTCTGATGCTCGTCAAGCTTTGTCTTTAGAAGATATGGTGAATTTGGTTGATAGTTTAAAGCCTTTAGCTGCAGCCGTTGGGCGGAATATATCAGAAATGGGGGTAGGTTTTAAATCTACCCCCATTTATTGTGCAGCTTGA
- a CDS encoding XisI protein: protein MEGVTDKLTHYQQIVQQLLMGYAQSKPAYGEIEVETIFDTQRHHYQIVHLGWQHKRWVHDCVIHLDIRNEKIWIFYNSTEHDIAAELVELGVPKQDIVLGFHPPFMREMSDYAVG, encoded by the coding sequence ATGGAAGGAGTGACGGATAAATTAACTCACTATCAGCAAATTGTGCAGCAATTGTTGATGGGTTATGCCCAAAGTAAGCCAGCTTATGGAGAGATTGAAGTTGAAACTATTTTTGATACGCAGCGCCATCACTATCAAATTGTGCATCTAGGTTGGCAGCATAAGCGCTGGGTGCATGATTGTGTAATACATCTTGATATTCGCAACGAGAAAATCTGGATTTTTTACAATTCAACAGAGCATGATATTGCAGCAGAGTTAGTCGAGTTGGGCGTACCAAAACAAGATATTGTGTTAGGTTTTCATCCTCCTTTCATGCGGGAAATGAGTGACTATGCAGTGGGTTAA